A DNA window from Bacillus carboniphilus contains the following coding sequences:
- a CDS encoding zinc-ribbon domain-containing protein has product MKIIGPFMIIIGLAGLGFSIFEFLTLDFHEEPKYFWMSFAAMPIIFVGFILTMPAIQRKILRENEGLIKGQSRIIGEGFKEGFVGKQKYCTNCGHSQNINAKFCSECGASFKNE; this is encoded by the coding sequence ATGAAAATAATCGGACCATTTATGATCATCATTGGGTTGGCAGGATTGGGCTTCTCTATTTTTGAATTTTTAACACTTGATTTTCATGAAGAACCAAAATACTTCTGGATGAGCTTTGCTGCTATGCCGATCATATTTGTTGGGTTTATCCTAACAATGCCTGCGATTCAACGAAAAATTTTACGTGAAAATGAAGGTTTAATAAAGGGTCAATCAAGAATCATCGGTGAGGGATTTAAAGAGGGATTTGTAGGGAAGCAAAAATACTGTACAAATTGTGGTCACTCCCAAAATATAAACGCAAAGTTCTGTTCGGAATGTGGGGCTTCGTTTAAGAATGAGTAG
- a CDS encoding HAD-IA family hydrolase yields the protein MEAVIFDFDGTIMDTESLWYEVYRDTLLEEYKYSLKIEDFSKVIGTVDDLLMDQLKKEIGEQFDRDWLEKLAGEEFKRKKDILAVREGIMELIRYFQEKGYKLAIASSSRRKWIQLHLEAFQLTSYFPIIVSSDDVERVKPDPELYVKALEKLNVRAVDAMAIEDSGHGATAAIGAGIRTFVVPNPVTAHLKFPVEASVFEDFWELLSELNG from the coding sequence ATGGAAGCCGTTATCTTTGATTTTGATGGAACGATTATGGATACAGAGAGTTTATGGTATGAAGTGTATCGGGACACTTTGTTAGAAGAGTACAAGTATTCTCTTAAAATAGAAGACTTTTCAAAGGTAATTGGAACTGTTGATGATTTGTTAATGGACCAGTTGAAAAAAGAGATCGGAGAGCAGTTCGATCGAGATTGGCTAGAAAAGCTTGCTGGTGAGGAATTCAAAAGGAAAAAGGATATCCTTGCTGTTCGTGAAGGGATAATGGAACTCATCAGGTATTTTCAAGAGAAAGGGTATAAGTTGGCCATAGCTTCTAGTTCCAGGCGGAAGTGGATTCAGTTACATTTAGAGGCTTTTCAATTAACCTCCTACTTCCCAATCATTGTGTCGAGTGATGATGTAGAGAGAGTTAAACCAGATCCGGAGCTTTATGTAAAAGCGTTGGAGAAATTGAATGTTAGAGCGGTTGATGCCATGGCAATCGAGGATTCTGGGCATGGAGCGACTGCTGCAATTGGGGCGGGGATTCGGACGTTTGTTGTACCAAATCCGGTGACGGCGCATTTGAAGTTTCCGGTAGAAGCAAGTGTGTTTGAGGATTTTTGGGAATTGTTGAGTGAGTTGAATGGTTGA
- a CDS encoding DUF4352 domain-containing protein translates to MKLKIFSLFSILLLVLSGCGAATDDAENNGDNTAQENQANEDTGTGDQGAADEGDTNEDQGADEDAGDTGDGGATEGSIGDTLTIEGVKITLDSVEVYEGEINQFQPLTQDHAIVANITVENTNKESYYIDSMEFTLYDAEGFELTQALPSDDMGISTELPGGKKARGTVYFDVPAQEGDWELQYKSMASWEDDAAVWRFPAK, encoded by the coding sequence ATGAAATTAAAGATTTTTTCCTTATTTAGCATTTTGTTATTAGTCTTAAGCGGATGTGGGGCTGCAACAGATGATGCCGAGAACAATGGTGATAACACAGCTCAAGAAAATCAAGCCAATGAAGATACAGGTACTGGTGACCAAGGTGCTGCCGATGAGGGCGATACGAACGAAGATCAGGGTGCAGATGAAGATGCCGGTGATACTGGTGATGGCGGAGCTACCGAAGGATCCATTGGTGATACCCTAACGATTGAAGGTGTCAAAATTACACTAGATAGTGTAGAGGTTTACGAAGGCGAAATTAACCAGTTCCAGCCACTCACACAAGACCATGCTATTGTTGCGAATATTACTGTAGAAAACACAAATAAGGAATCGTATTATATCGATAGTATGGAATTTACGTTATATGATGCAGAAGGTTTTGAGTTAACGCAAGCTCTCCCTTCTGATGATATGGGAATCTCAACAGAACTCCCTGGTGGTAAGAAGGCTCGTGGTACTGTTTACTTTGATGTCCCTGCTCAAGAGGGCGATTGGGAACTCCAATATAAATCCATGGCTTCATGGGAAGATGATGCTGCGGTATGGAGATTTCCGGCGAAGTAG
- a CDS encoding NUDIX domain-containing protein, translating to MTYHIRVRAGAVIIENDAILLVEFNDHNGLHYNFPAGGAEPGESVVETAKREAWEEAGVEVEVGPLAFVYEYTPHLNNERFGSTHSLGLMFDCKLVDGSTVRQPAQPDPFQTGVKWIPLSELENIVLYPNVKKQILEYASGKREMELLEEHRLEQYVNK from the coding sequence ATGACGTATCATATACGAGTTCGAGCAGGGGCAGTTATTATCGAAAATGACGCGATTTTATTGGTGGAATTTAACGATCACAATGGCCTTCACTACAACTTTCCTGCAGGGGGAGCAGAACCAGGGGAGTCCGTGGTGGAAACAGCAAAAAGAGAAGCATGGGAAGAAGCGGGGGTAGAGGTCGAAGTCGGGCCTCTTGCCTTTGTCTATGAATATACGCCGCATTTAAATAATGAGCGTTTTGGTTCCACTCATTCCTTAGGTTTAATGTTTGATTGCAAATTAGTGGACGGTTCGACCGTACGTCAACCAGCACAACCGGACCCTTTCCAAACAGGGGTGAAATGGATCCCGTTGAGTGAGCTCGAGAATATTGTGTTATATCCAAATGTGAAGAAGCAGATCTTAGAGTATGCGAGTGGGAAGCGGGAGATGGAATTGTTGGAAGAGCATAGGTTGGAGCAGTATGTGAATAAGTAG
- a CDS encoding glycine betaine ABC transporter substrate-binding protein — MKKKIVLALMLAVSLVLAACGNTEGDGEGGDTTELTFGINNWAENIAVSNMWKILLAEEGYEVTLKELEKGPVWTGIAQGDLDVAPEVWLPFTDAPLYEQYEEDVVLGDVWYEGTALGLAVPTYMEDLNSLDQLNDYADDLGNRIVGIDAGSSLVGITGDAVDEYSWTLDLVPSSEPAMMTELDKAYQKQEPIVVTLWSPHWAFAEYDLKYLEDPKGVYGEPDDIMFMTRTDFEKDHPEVWEYLQNWSMDDATLGSLMATINETGDPVEGAQQWIDENRDLVDSWME, encoded by the coding sequence ATGAAGAAAAAAATAGTACTTGCACTTATGCTTGCTGTGTCACTTGTACTAGCAGCATGCGGAAACACGGAAGGTGATGGTGAAGGTGGAGATACCACTGAACTAACTTTCGGAATTAACAACTGGGCAGAGAACATTGCCGTATCTAACATGTGGAAAATTCTATTAGCTGAAGAAGGCTATGAAGTAACACTGAAAGAACTAGAAAAAGGTCCTGTTTGGACAGGTATCGCACAAGGTGATTTAGATGTAGCACCAGAAGTATGGCTACCATTTACGGATGCACCGTTATATGAACAATATGAAGAAGATGTCGTTCTCGGTGATGTATGGTACGAAGGTACTGCACTAGGACTTGCTGTTCCTACATACATGGAAGACCTAAACAGTCTTGACCAATTAAATGATTATGCAGATGATTTAGGTAACAGAATTGTTGGTATTGATGCAGGTTCTAGCTTGGTTGGAATCACAGGAGATGCAGTTGATGAGTATAGCTGGACATTAGACTTAGTTCCATCCTCAGAACCAGCTATGATGACTGAGCTTGATAAAGCTTACCAAAAACAAGAGCCAATTGTTGTAACACTTTGGAGTCCACACTGGGCATTTGCAGAATACGATCTAAAATATCTAGAGGATCCAAAAGGTGTTTATGGAGAGCCTGATGATATTATGTTCATGACTCGTACAGATTTTGAAAAAGATCACCCAGAAGTATGGGAGTACTTACAAAACTGGAGCATGGATGATGCCACTCTTGGTTCTTTAATGGCAACCATCAATGAAACTGGAGACCCTGTAGAAGGCGCACAACAGTGGATTGATGAAAACAGAGATCTAGTGGATAGCTGGATGGAGTAA
- a CDS encoding aldo/keto reductase, producing the protein MSKTLQGTTKLHNGIEMPYFGLGVYKVEEGHQVEETVHAALDLGYRAVDTAALYENEEGVGKAVREHSVPREDIFVTTKVWNSDQGYDSTLRAFEDSYNKLGLDYIDLYLIHWPVVAKYKDTWKALERLYSEGVVKAIGVSNFQPHHLEDLMNTANEKPVVNQVECHPLLTQEEVKAYCRQHDIRVEAWSPIAKGTVMDNPVLVELAKKYGKSPAQVILRWHLQNDVIVIPKSVTPSRLKENADIFDFELSTEDLEKVNQLNKNQRLGADPDNFDF; encoded by the coding sequence TTGAGTAAAACATTACAAGGAACAACCAAATTACATAACGGAATTGAAATGCCTTATTTTGGTTTAGGTGTTTATAAGGTAGAAGAAGGCCATCAAGTGGAAGAAACCGTTCATGCGGCTTTAGACTTAGGCTATCGTGCTGTTGATACAGCGGCATTATATGAAAATGAAGAAGGCGTTGGAAAGGCAGTACGTGAACATAGTGTCCCTCGGGAAGATATTTTCGTCACAACGAAAGTATGGAACAGTGATCAAGGATATGATTCCACCTTACGTGCTTTTGAAGATAGCTATAATAAACTAGGACTAGACTATATAGATCTTTACCTCATTCACTGGCCTGTTGTAGCTAAATACAAGGATACTTGGAAGGCGCTAGAACGCTTATACTCTGAAGGAGTAGTAAAGGCAATTGGTGTTAGTAACTTCCAGCCTCATCACTTGGAAGATTTAATGAATACAGCCAATGAAAAACCCGTTGTTAACCAAGTGGAGTGCCATCCACTATTAACACAAGAAGAGGTTAAAGCGTATTGTCGCCAGCATGATATCAGAGTGGAGGCTTGGTCTCCAATTGCAAAAGGAACCGTGATGGACAACCCAGTACTTGTGGAGTTAGCCAAAAAATACGGAAAGTCACCAGCACAGGTAATCCTACGTTGGCACTTGCAAAATGACGTGATTGTCATTCCAAAATCAGTAACACCTTCACGCCTAAAAGAAAATGCTGATATTTTTGACTTCGAATTGTCTACTGAGGATTTAGAGAAAGTAAATCAATTAAACAAAAATCAACGTTTAGGTGCTGACCCAGATAACTTTGATTTTTAA
- a CDS encoding proline/glycine betaine ABC transporter permease has protein sequence MYNLPLPEIPLADWVDSFVDKITDTFGTFFEGFANVIEVFWDLLVKGLLLPPPIIVIALFALVAFLVSRKIGFTIFTFVGLLFILSLGYWTHTMQTVSLVLCSVLLSLIIGIPVGIWASQNNKVSSVITPILDFMQTMPAFVYLIPSIIFFGIGVVPGIVASVIFAMPPTIRLTNLGIRQVPEDLVEASNAFGSTTSQKLFKVQLPLATPTIMAGINQSIMLSLSMVVIASLVGAPGLGTEVFRAVTRIEVGTGFASGICIVILAIILDRITQNLKPSQKI, from the coding sequence ATGTATAATTTACCACTTCCAGAAATACCATTAGCAGATTGGGTGGATTCTTTTGTCGATAAAATTACAGATACCTTTGGAACCTTTTTTGAAGGGTTTGCTAATGTTATAGAGGTATTTTGGGATTTACTTGTTAAGGGATTGTTATTACCCCCGCCGATCATTGTTATTGCTTTATTTGCTTTAGTGGCTTTCTTAGTTAGTCGCAAAATTGGTTTTACTATTTTTACTTTTGTCGGACTGCTATTTATTTTAAGTCTTGGCTATTGGACTCATACGATGCAAACAGTCTCTTTAGTACTTTGTTCCGTATTATTGTCGTTGATTATAGGAATTCCTGTTGGGATATGGGCTTCTCAAAACAACAAAGTATCAAGCGTTATTACACCAATTCTTGATTTTATGCAGACCATGCCTGCCTTTGTCTATTTAATCCCTTCTATCATTTTCTTTGGGATTGGAGTTGTACCAGGAATCGTAGCATCTGTTATTTTCGCAATGCCACCAACGATTCGATTAACGAATTTAGGAATCAGACAAGTTCCAGAAGATTTAGTGGAAGCTTCCAATGCATTTGGATCCACCACAAGTCAAAAGCTGTTTAAGGTCCAATTACCACTTGCAACTCCTACTATTATGGCGGGAATTAACCAAAGTATCATGCTTTCCCTATCGATGGTTGTTATTGCATCGTTAGTTGGAGCGCCTGGACTGGGGACAGAAGTATTCCGTGCTGTAACGAGGATTGAAGTAGGAACTGGATTTGCTTCAGGTATTTGTATTGTTATATTAGCGATTATTTTAGACCGAATCACACAAAACTTAAAACCAAGCCAAAAAATTTAA
- the proV gene encoding glycine betaine/L-proline ABC transporter ATP-binding protein ProV encodes MEPVQIKVEGVTKIFGKTPSKAIDLLEQGKTKDQILEQTGMTVGVNQASFEVKKGEIFVIMGLSGSGKSTLVRLLNRLIEPSAGKVLINGVDIVEMKPAQLREVRRKTMSMVFQRFALFPHRSVLENAAYGLEIQGVEKEEREKKAQSALELVGLKGYEESYPSELSGGMQQRVGLARALANDPEVLLMDEAFSALDPLIRKDMQDELLELQETMHKTIIFITHDLDEALRIGDRIALMKDGSIVQIGTPEEIMMNPANDYVERFVEDVNLSKVLTAEAVMIRPETVQLDRGPRVALKLMKDAGVSTLYVVDKKKVFVGVVTADLVNQAIKEEKTLQDILINELPTVETTTIMDDMFEKMASISYPLPVVDETRKLKGIVKREGVIEALAGYERGGESDHV; translated from the coding sequence ATGGAACCCGTACAAATAAAGGTAGAAGGTGTCACTAAAATATTTGGGAAAACACCTTCAAAAGCTATTGACCTTTTAGAACAGGGGAAAACGAAAGATCAAATATTAGAACAAACTGGAATGACGGTTGGTGTGAACCAAGCTAGCTTTGAAGTGAAAAAAGGTGAAATCTTTGTCATTATGGGACTTTCCGGAAGTGGTAAATCCACTCTAGTTCGTCTCTTAAATCGCTTAATCGAACCATCAGCAGGGAAGGTATTGATTAACGGGGTAGACATAGTTGAAATGAAGCCAGCTCAACTTAGGGAAGTTCGTAGAAAAACAATGAGTATGGTGTTTCAACGATTTGCACTGTTTCCACATCGTTCGGTGTTAGAGAACGCAGCTTACGGCTTAGAGATACAGGGTGTGGAGAAGGAAGAAAGAGAGAAAAAGGCTCAAAGTGCTTTGGAGTTAGTTGGATTAAAAGGTTACGAAGAAAGTTATCCATCTGAACTTAGTGGCGGTATGCAGCAAAGGGTTGGTCTGGCTAGAGCGTTAGCCAATGATCCAGAAGTACTACTCATGGACGAAGCCTTTAGTGCATTAGATCCTTTGATTCGAAAAGATATGCAGGATGAATTACTTGAGTTGCAGGAAACCATGCACAAAACCATTATTTTCATTACACACGATTTAGATGAAGCGCTTCGGATAGGAGATCGGATTGCTCTAATGAAGGATGGTTCGATTGTTCAAATTGGTACTCCAGAGGAAATCATGATGAACCCTGCCAACGATTATGTGGAGCGGTTTGTCGAGGATGTCAATTTGTCAAAAGTCTTAACTGCTGAAGCAGTAATGATTAGACCTGAAACGGTTCAATTAGATCGTGGTCCGAGAGTGGCACTGAAGCTCATGAAAGACGCGGGTGTCTCTACTCTGTATGTAGTAGATAAGAAAAAGGTCTTTGTGGGAGTTGTAACTGCAGATTTGGTGAATCAGGCAATTAAGGAAGAAAAGACATTACAGGATATCTTAATCAACGAATTACCAACAGTCGAAACAACAACCATCATGGATGACATGTTTGAAAAAATGGCTTCTATTTCATACCCTCTTCCAGTTGTAGATGAGACTCGAAAGCTTAAAGGGATTGTGAAAAGAGAAGGAGTCATTGAAGCACTAGCAGGTTACGAAAGAGGAGGGGAATCCGACCATGTATAA
- the mscL gene encoding large conductance mechanosensitive channel protein MscL, with translation MWKEFKEFAIRGNLVDMAFAVVIGTGFTKIVDSLVRDLMMPIFGVLMGGVNLTSKSFILGKAVVRYGAFLQTLLDFFIIAFSIFMAMKVVNRIRGKEKIKEEKQKDTLEDIRDLLNERLPAPKPPKKQHIQIMMNPRKTDKPK, from the coding sequence TTGTGGAAAGAGTTTAAAGAATTTGCGATTCGTGGAAACCTCGTGGATATGGCTTTTGCCGTTGTTATAGGTACAGGCTTTACTAAAATTGTAGATTCATTGGTGAGGGATTTAATGATGCCTATTTTTGGCGTGTTAATGGGAGGCGTCAATCTGACTTCTAAAAGTTTTATTTTGGGGAAGGCGGTTGTACGGTATGGGGCCTTTCTCCAGACCCTATTAGATTTCTTCATCATTGCTTTCTCCATTTTTATGGCCATGAAGGTTGTAAATCGTATCAGAGGGAAGGAAAAGATAAAAGAAGAAAAACAAAAAGATACTCTTGAAGATATCAGGGATCTATTAAATGAAAGACTGCCAGCTCCTAAACCACCAAAAAAACAGCATATTCAAATCATGATGAATCCTAGAAAGACAGATAAACCTAAATAA
- the helD gene encoding RNA polymerase recycling motor HelD — MSVKDHPDFDSELKRLQFTKTYMDAVIMTAETSTDQFRENMKQAFEELERQDSSLSYMELLTNARFFEMSKSDLENLKKLRKKPYFARIDFAREGHPDTEIYYIGKTSLYQRENQEPIIVDWRSPIANLYYEGRLGPESYKAEGEVYKGDLSLKRQYIIEEGELEDVRDIDLTTNDEILQESLAKSASNRLTDIINTIQEEQNRVIRADLNKPIIVQGAAGSGKTTIALHRISYFIYHYADYFQPENLMILAPSRLFIDYISEVLPELGVEKVKQFTFVDFALKCMGEKITLTEDKKLISLVEQDHEDVKIAATISGFKGSKLMKEILDQYIKHIEKTFYAKEDVYVDKYKIFTAKKWTNLFAQDYHYLPLYRRVEKLKNILQNDVRKKKHQMIEKIRLFYEDKIEKALYRMKDANKRRAYVSEALDRKELRLKEIQKAIRTAVPTYLKKFPKKKLTEYYQELFEDPELLVTFSNGKLSKSQAEMMCLYSDKLLAKKRYEMEDLAPLLYLHHALYGVDSELRAKNVVIDEAQDYSYMQFAALKFALDTDMFTIVGDLAQGIHSYRGITDWQLIKNDLFPRATYVELQKSYRTTVEIMEEANKLLPLIPEETPKVEPVVRHGDRPSFIQINGQQELAEKLAGQIKGYKEEGFQTFAIIGKTMKDCKRIAKILEKKMPDSVQLIHEQDQIAKDKVVIVPSYLVKGLEFDVVFIVSMEEAYRKEIELDIKLLYVAMTRPLHRLVFFGQSKETFLLSDEGEN; from the coding sequence ATGTCCGTAAAAGACCATCCTGATTTTGATTCTGAATTAAAACGTCTACAATTCACCAAGACTTACATGGATGCTGTGATTATGACAGCTGAAACGAGTACAGACCAGTTTAGGGAAAATATGAAACAGGCATTTGAAGAGTTAGAAAGACAGGACTCCAGTTTGAGCTACATGGAGTTGTTAACGAATGCCCGATTTTTTGAAATGTCTAAATCTGATCTGGAAAATTTGAAAAAGCTTCGTAAAAAACCGTATTTTGCTAGAATTGACTTTGCTAGAGAAGGCCATCCAGACACAGAAATCTACTACATAGGAAAAACCTCATTGTACCAAAGAGAAAACCAAGAACCGATTATTGTTGACTGGCGCTCACCCATCGCGAACCTTTATTACGAGGGAAGGCTCGGACCAGAGTCTTACAAAGCTGAAGGTGAGGTCTATAAGGGAGACTTATCTCTCAAAAGACAATATATCATTGAAGAAGGAGAATTAGAGGATGTCAGGGATATTGACCTCACTACTAATGATGAGATTCTTCAAGAATCGTTAGCTAAAAGTGCCAGCAACCGCCTCACAGATATTATTAACACCATCCAAGAAGAACAGAACCGAGTCATCCGGGCAGATTTGAATAAGCCCATCATTGTGCAAGGAGCGGCAGGAAGTGGAAAGACGACGATTGCCCTTCACCGAATCTCTTATTTTATTTACCATTATGCCGATTATTTTCAACCAGAAAACTTAATGATTTTAGCACCAAGTAGACTGTTTATTGATTATATTTCAGAAGTGCTTCCGGAGCTAGGGGTAGAAAAGGTTAAACAGTTCACATTTGTTGATTTTGCTTTAAAATGCATGGGAGAAAAAATAACCCTTACTGAAGACAAGAAGCTCATTTCATTGGTAGAACAAGATCATGAAGATGTAAAAATCGCTGCTACCATTTCAGGGTTTAAAGGGTCCAAGTTAATGAAGGAGATTCTAGATCAATATATTAAACACATTGAAAAAACCTTTTATGCTAAAGAAGATGTGTACGTCGATAAGTATAAAATCTTCACGGCAAAAAAATGGACCAACCTTTTTGCACAAGACTATCACTATCTGCCTCTCTATAGAAGAGTGGAGAAGCTGAAAAATATCCTTCAAAACGATGTGAGAAAAAAGAAGCATCAAATGATTGAGAAGATCAGATTGTTTTATGAGGATAAAATTGAAAAAGCCCTCTATCGGATGAAGGATGCAAACAAGAGAAGAGCTTATGTATCGGAAGCGCTAGACAGGAAAGAATTGAGGCTCAAGGAGATTCAGAAAGCCATTCGGACGGCTGTACCTACTTATCTGAAAAAGTTTCCGAAAAAGAAGTTGACCGAATATTATCAGGAACTCTTTGAAGACCCAGAGCTGCTTGTTACTTTTTCGAATGGAAAGCTTTCGAAATCACAGGCTGAAATGATGTGCTTATACTCGGACAAACTGCTTGCCAAGAAACGATATGAGATGGAAGACCTTGCACCACTCCTTTACCTGCACCATGCTCTGTATGGAGTAGATTCCGAGCTAAGAGCCAAGAATGTGGTGATTGATGAGGCCCAGGATTATAGTTACATGCAGTTTGCGGCTTTGAAATTCGCTTTAGATACAGACATGTTTACGATCGTGGGGGATTTAGCACAGGGAATTCACTCGTATCGGGGTATTACAGATTGGCAGTTAATAAAAAATGATCTTTTTCCAAGGGCTACCTATGTCGAACTTCAAAAGAGCTACCGAACAACGGTTGAAATTATGGAAGAAGCTAATAAGCTATTACCTTTGATTCCTGAGGAAACACCAAAAGTGGAACCGGTTGTTAGACATGGAGACCGACCGTCCTTTATTCAAATAAATGGTCAGCAGGAATTAGCTGAAAAACTGGCTGGGCAAATTAAGGGTTACAAAGAGGAAGGTTTTCAAACATTCGCGATTATTGGCAAGACCATGAAGGATTGTAAGCGCATAGCCAAAATTTTAGAAAAGAAGATGCCTGACTCTGTTCAGTTGATTCATGAACAGGACCAAATTGCAAAAGACAAAGTCGTGATAGTGCCTTCTTATTTAGTGAAGGGACTAGAGTTTGACGTGGTCTTTATTGTGTCTATGGAAGAAGCGTACCGTAAAGAAATCGAACTGGATATTAAGCTTTTATATGTTGCCATGACAAGGCCATTACATAGACTGGTATTCTTCGGTCAATCAAAAGAGACGTTTTTACTATCCGATGAGGGAGAGAATTGA
- a CDS encoding dihydroorotate dehydrogenase, with protein MPDWSYHPLFKPLLKKLKPETGRHFIHKGMSTIASVPGGRQLIEFLGHMNPSPQLSNTRWETVYPTSVGLSGRMDPELSGTKAFCHLGFGIIEIGPIGPEARTSSLRVDWIKGTIRGLEGNSTSLEHALMTLNRLPSKHPPIWARISKNVWKHSQLNQLLSKVDAVVIDWDDLDQLNGLSTNLPILVNLPASQLNQLELSDQELVSGYIIEMDSMSATTKAEIKNLLAQQPNLSITLRGNISDPETAVEWLQLGVDFILLEDGYVFSGPGLPKRINELLLNEKMEHPVYPNKNWVYHFIFGLLITFGGLLALIFALTRVILPYDEWFLGATREDILLFNPQILAFMEHDRMTLAGTMISGGIVYMQLAYHGIRRGIHWSKKAFHTAGMVGFLGILLFIGYGYFDWLHALFWMILLPAFILGYKNSSHATLSPTSRNKSNHVHWKKAVWGQMCLVMLGFSLTIGGVVISTIGVSFVFVPTDLTFICMTPDQLASFNQQLIPVIAHDRAGFGSALIAVGLLVLMLALWGFQQGAKWVWHTFLWGGIPAFLAGLTTHYLIGYIDFVHLLPAYFALLLFVVGLVLSRSYLFMRDE; from the coding sequence ATGCCTGATTGGTCTTATCACCCTCTTTTTAAACCTTTATTAAAAAAACTAAAACCGGAAACAGGACGCCATTTTATTCATAAAGGAATGTCTACGATCGCTAGCGTTCCTGGAGGTAGACAACTGATTGAGTTTCTGGGACATATGAATCCTTCCCCCCAGCTTTCAAACACAAGATGGGAGACAGTTTACCCGACCTCCGTTGGTTTAAGTGGAAGAATGGACCCTGAGCTTTCAGGCACAAAAGCCTTCTGTCACCTTGGTTTTGGCATTATAGAAATCGGACCAATTGGACCTGAGGCGAGAACAAGCTCTTTACGTGTAGACTGGATAAAGGGAACCATCCGTGGTCTAGAGGGCAATTCTACTTCTCTTGAACATGCTCTTATGACACTCAATCGGTTACCATCCAAACATCCACCTATTTGGGCCCGAATTTCCAAAAATGTATGGAAACACTCACAGCTTAACCAACTTTTAAGCAAAGTGGATGCTGTGGTCATAGATTGGGATGACCTTGATCAGCTAAACGGGTTATCTACTAATCTACCCATTTTAGTAAACCTACCAGCCTCTCAACTGAACCAATTGGAACTTTCTGACCAAGAGTTAGTCTCAGGCTATATCATTGAAATGGATTCAATGAGTGCCACTACGAAAGCGGAGATTAAAAATCTACTAGCACAACAACCAAATCTCTCCATTACACTGAGAGGAAACATTTCTGATCCGGAAACTGCTGTAGAATGGCTACAGCTCGGAGTTGATTTTATATTGTTGGAGGATGGCTACGTTTTCTCTGGGCCTGGTTTACCAAAACGGATTAACGAGTTACTGCTAAATGAGAAAATGGAGCATCCTGTTTATCCAAATAAAAATTGGGTGTATCACTTTATATTTGGTTTATTGATTACATTTGGGGGATTGCTAGCTCTCATATTTGCCTTAACCCGAGTCATTTTGCCATATGATGAATGGTTCTTAGGAGCAACCAGGGAAGATATTCTATTATTTAATCCTCAAATTCTAGCTTTTATGGAACACGACCGGATGACACTAGCTGGAACGATGATATCCGGTGGGATTGTCTACATGCAATTAGCCTACCACGGCATTCGAAGAGGAATCCATTGGTCGAAAAAAGCGTTCCATACTGCAGGAATGGTCGGTTTCTTAGGAATCCTATTATTCATAGGTTACGGATACTTTGACTGGCTACATGCTCTATTTTGGATGATCTTACTTCCTGCTTTTATATTGGGATACAAAAATAGCTCTCATGCTACCCTATCGCCAACATCCCGGAACAAGAGCAATCATGTCCATTGGAAAAAAGCTGTCTGGGGTCAGATGTGTCTCGTTATGCTAGGATTCTCTTTGACTATCGGTGGAGTTGTGATTTCTACAATAGGGGTCTCGTTTGTTTTTGTACCAACTGACCTCACCTTTATATGTATGACACCAGATCAGCTGGCTTCATTTAACCAGCAACTAATTCCGGTTATAGCCCACGACCGTGCTGGTTTTGGTAGTGCCTTAATCGCAGTTGGTTTACTAGTTTTAATGTTAGCATTATGGGGGTTTCAGCAAGGAGCCAAATGGGTTTGGCACACATTTTTGTGGGGAGGCATCCCTGCATTCCTAGCAGGTCTGACTACGCACTACCTAATTGGATATATAGATTTTGTACATCTGTTACCTGCATACTTTGCGCTATTGTTATTCGTGGTAGGGCTGGTGTTGAGTCGATCGTATTTATTTATGAGAGACGAGTAA